One segment of Rosa chinensis cultivar Old Blush chromosome 6, RchiOBHm-V2, whole genome shotgun sequence DNA contains the following:
- the LOC112174203 gene encoding uncharacterized protein LOC112174203, which yields MATASASSSRTRTRSSGPVLRSLSPSGRFYTGSSNASIQSTASAFASSTSSSFSSRSSAFFNNHQDHQSHYHHTDYHHHRSASPTRVNLYTSSALSPAVRFSIEHRSISPNRSITASKKNGPIAAARKTCMCSPTNHPGSFRCSLHKNQGSANHHSHNQTPYPNNRLNMRRSAMTNSLVRISGVEGEWVKRALTALIRPSSHQQRRRAGFQPRQSRLSVMSKAGC from the coding sequence ATGGCAACTGCATCTGCTTCATCTTCCCGAACCAGAACCCGGTCCAGTGGACCAGTTCTTCGCTCTCTTTCACCCTCTGGAAGGTTCTACACCGGCTCTTCCAATGCCTCAATCCAATCCACCGCTTCGGCTTTCGCCTCCTCCACCAGCTCCAGCTTCTCGTCTCGGTCGTCCGCCTTTTTCAACAACCACCAGGACCACCAGAGCCACTACCACCACACCGACTACCACCACCACCGTTCGGCTTCACCGACACGTGTCAATCTCTACACCTCCAGTGCTCTGTCACCAGCAGTCCGCTTCTCCATCGAGCACCGCTCCATCTCCCCAAACCGATCCATCACCGCTTCCAAGAAGAACGGCCCCATCGCGGCGGCCAGGAAGACGTGTATGTGCTCGCCGACGAATCATCCAGGCTCGTTTCGCTGCAGTCTTCACAAGAATCAAGGGAGTGCGAATCATCACAGCCACAATCAGACGCCGTATCCCAACAACAGGCTGAACATGCGTCGATCTGCCATGACGAACTCGCTGGTTCGAATCAGCGGCGTCGAGGGCGAGTGGGTGAAGAGAGCCTTGACGGCTCTGATTCGTCCTTCTTCGCACCAGCAGAGGCGGAGAGCCGGGTTCCAGCCACGGCAGAGCAGACTCTCCGTCATGTCCAAGGCCGGTTGCTGA
- the LOC112173624 gene encoding calcium uptake protein, mitochondrial, giving the protein MSLRRSAPSIYQRLHISQLSTAPQPSSPLSLISSVSGFSSNPHENPQNSYLKWISGIAVGSGLGLLYWSNPDSDFFKKSSLAFADWSTGLEGRPTRSLLQKLSLPEIKAKFLFGDAYRRRIFFNYEKRMRLRSPPEKVFEYFASSCTAEGELLMRPEDLMRAVVPVFPPSESNLVRDGYLRGERNPGELRCSPSSFFMLFDVNSDGYISFKEYIFFVTLLSIPESSFYVTFKMFDTDDSGEIDQEEFKKVMALMRACNRQGAQHRGGLRSGLKVRGSVENGGLVEFFFGEDGNARLQLDKFVKFLRDLHNEMLRLEFSHYDYKKRGTMVAKDFALSMVASADMRHLSSLLDRVDKLDNVPDLRDTQISFEEFKNFAELRKKLQPFALALFSYGKANGMLTREDFKRAAFLVCGIALSDDVVEIIFHVFDSNQDGNLSLDEFVTVLSQRERDIAQPVETGIMVHDWF; this is encoded by the exons ATGTCCCTCAGACGATCCGCACCGTCGATCTACCAACGGCTCCATATCTCCCAGCTGTCCACAGCCCCACAGCCTTCTTCGCCGCTCTCTCTGATCAGCAGCGTCTCGGGCTTTAGCTCTAACCCTCACGAAAACCCCCAAAACTCGTACCTCAAATGGATCTCGGGCATCGCGGTCGGGTCGGGCCTAGGGTTGCTCTACTGGTCTAATCCCGATTCCGATTTCTTCAAGAAGTCGTCGCTGGCTTTCGCTGACTGGTCAACCGGTTTGGAGGGCCGGCCGACGCGTTCTTTGCTGCAGAAATTATCTTTACCTGAAATTAAGGCCAAGTTTCTCTTTGGag ATGCCTATAGGAGAAGGATTTTCTTCAACTATGAGAAGCGCATGAGGTTGCGGAGTCCGCCTGAGAAG GTGTTCGAGTACTTTGCATCTTCGTGTACAGCAGAGGGAGAATTACTTATGAGACCAGAAGATCTCATGAGGGCAGTGGTTCCTGTTTTCCCTCCATCTGAATCCAACCTTGTTAGAGACGGGTATTTGAGAGGTGAAAGGAATCCTGGCGAGTTGCGCTGTTCGCCCTCAAGTTTTTTCATGCTTTTTGATGTAAACAGTGACGGATATATTTCCTTCAAAGA gtatattttctttgtaaCACTACTAAGCATTCCAGAGTCCAGTTTCTATGTGACTTTCAAAATGTTTGACACTGACGATAGTGG AGAAATTGACCAGGAAGAATTCAAAAAAGTGATGGCATTGATGCGAGCCTGCAACAGACAGGGTGCTCAACACAGGGGTGGACTTCGATCTGGACTAAAAGTTAGGGGTTCTGTAGAAAACGGAGGGCTTGTGGAGTTCTTTTTTGGTGAAGATGGGAATGCTCGCCTTCAACTTGATAAATTTGTCAAGTTTTTGAGAGATTTACACAATGAA ATGCTGAGGTTGGAGTTTTCCCACTACGACTATAAAAAGCGAGGAACCATGGTGGCAAAGGATTTTGCATTATCCATGGTTGCATCCGCCGACATGCGTCATTTAAGCAGTTTGCTTGATCGGGTTGATAAATTGGACAATGTACCAGATCTTAGAGACACTCAGATCTCATTCGAGGAGTTCAAAAACTTTGCAGAGCTTCGCAAAAAATTGCAGCCATTTGCTTTGGCCCTTTTCAGCTACGGTAAAGCAAATGGCATGTTAACACGGGAGGATTTCAAACGAGCTGCATTTCTT GTGTGTGGCATAGCTCTCAGCGACGATGTGGTTGAAATCATCTTTCATGTGTTTGATTCGAATCAAGATGGAAATTTAAGCTTAGATGAGTTTGTTACCGTTCTAAGCCAGCGCGAAAGGGACATTGCTCAACCTGTGGAGACGGGAATCATGGTTCATGATTGGTTTTGA